A window from Cryptomeria japonica chromosome 1, Sugi_1.0, whole genome shotgun sequence encodes these proteins:
- the LOC131050425 gene encoding heavy metal-associated isoprenylated plant protein 41 encodes MEQLPYGNTILQELQRQIEGAVLSQRFIPFQTIHMHYSSLHRILLVGEGDFSFSSSLATAFGSAENIVATSLNSKEMVLRFYKSAGNSIFNLLSRGACVLHDVDATIINQLGIFKGTMFDRIVFNFPHSGFWGKEDSDEVINKHRDLVSKFFQSARMLLSCMGEIHVSHKEGLTYGKWNLVGEAMKAGLSLKDCVTFRITDYPGYTNKRGSGARIDDSFPLGECKTYKFMFTPAAFIEKELMLVREQSYCNAPQPQMWI; translated from the exons ATGGAGCAGCTTCCATATGGCAATACAATCCTTCAAGAATTACAGAGGCAGATAGAAGGAGCAGTGCTTTCCCAA AGGTTCATCCCATTCCAGACCATACATATGCACTATTCCAGCCTACATAGGATTCTGTTGGTTGGAGAGGGAGACTTCTCGTTTTCTTCTTCCTTGGCCACAGCATTTGGGTCTGCAGAGAATATTGTAGCAACATCACTTAATAGCAAAG AGATGGTTTTAAGATTTTACAAATCTGCGGGGAATTCAATTTTTAACTTACTAAGTCGTGGAGCATGTGTGCTGCATGATGTGGATGCAACCATAATAAATCAGCTGGGGATCTTCAAGGGAACCATGTTTGACAGAATTGTGTTTAATTTCCCTCATTCAGGCTTTTGGGGCAAGGAAGACAGCGATGAGGTTATTAATAAGCACAGGGATTTAGTGAGTAAGTTTTTTCAGAGTGCAAGAATGCTCCTGAGCTGTATGGGAGAAATCCATGTCAGCCACAAGGAGGGGTTGACATATGGAAAATGGAATTTGGTAGGAGAAGCAATGAAGGCCGGACTTTCTTTAAAGGATTGTGTCACTTTCAGAATAACAGATTATCCAGGATACACAAACAAAAGGGGAAGTGGTGCCCGCATTGACGATAGTTTTCCCTTGGGAGAGTGTAAGACATACAAATTCATGTTCACTCCTGCTGCCTTCATAGAAAAGGAATTGATGCTGGTGAGGGAGCAATCTTATTGTAACGCCCCTCAACCACAAATGTGGATCTGA